In Thermosphaera sp., the sequence TCACATCCCCTACAGTTAATCCTGTTGAAACGACCCCAGACAAATATACAACCATGTCATGCTCAGTGACGATGCCTTGCAAACTCCCCTCCTTATCGACTACTAAAATGACTCCAGAACCGGTTGCGGCCATTGCCTCAAGTACATTTATTATTTTCGAATCACTGGGTATTGTAACCAATACGCGAGACATTATCGTGTCAACAACCTCCTTCTCTAGTGAAGAGTAAAGGTTGAACCCGTATCTTTTCTCCACAATGCTGAATAAAGGTCCGCCGCCCAGGTAATCCACGATGTTGGTAGCATGCAAAATTCCTATAGGACGGGTTCCTACAGTTACCACTAGAGATCTGTAGCTACGGGACATTTCTTCTACTGCTTTCAAAACAGTTGAAGATGGACTGATTACCTTGACCTCTCTGCGAGTAACCAGGTCTAATTCCGATGGGGCTTTATAGATGTGATCGCTAAAGTTAGGAGTCCCATCGCTTCGCAACCATCTGTAGTGGTCTATTCTACGAGGAGAAGGCCTCTTAGACGATTGACCCATCATGCTCACATTTATATTATTGTGAGTTGACGAATATTAATTTAATGAATAATGAGTTCGAGTTGTATGTTTACAAGGATACTTTTTCAGGAGCCACTTGCCCATAATTCACGCTTATATATTGAATATGGCTCCCACGAATAATCAATCTTCCATACCTAGCCACAGGTCTACCTTCTTTAGAATACTCTGTACAGTTGCTCATGACGACGTTCATTGTATTATCTATGAGGTCTAGATTGCCAACATACTCATATCCGCCCTTAATCTTAACCAAGACGACTTGCCCCTCAGAGCTCTTCAATATCTTGAATGGGCTTTGAGGTCTCGATGGCTTGGCAGCCATATTGAACACCTTCTCTTTAACTCTTTAACCATTAATCGTACTATTTAAAGATATCTCCTCTTAAATATGTAGAAGTCATCAATCAAAGTACCCTCGTACTTGAAATCGCTATCGTATAAACTCGGCGGAGGAGAGTTTGTCTTAGAGAGCTTGGTTATAACTATTTTTTCTCTTGAAACTCTCTTCATCTCTTTAACCGCCATGGAAGGGTCTCTAAGATTGTCCCACACAGTGATCATGAAGACATCGCTAACAGCATTATCCACTAAAGGCAGGTTTTCAGCAAAAGACACTATAAATATAATTAGTGGATCATTCCGCGCCTTTCTTACAGCCTCAGATATCATTCCGTCACTGGGGTCTATGCACACATATTTATGATAAAAAGTCATCATGGTCCTCAAAAACTCGTATAGCAAGCCTGTGCCGCAACCAATATCCGCTATGGTATCTCCCGGTAGAATATTCAAGTCGTTGAAGAGATATTCGTACTTTGAAAACTGCTCCTCCCTGTATAGTAGATCATAAGAATTATGCGTTACATCATATCTCTCGACCACATCAGGTTCTCCGCTCTCCATCCTTATCATCCATGTATAAGTACCTCAATATCGTTAAGTCCGATTTTTTCTTCTTACCTTCTATCAATTGCCTCATTTTCTTTAAATCGATTTCAACGTATTCTAATTCTAGCTTTGCAAGAAGCTCGAGAGCCCCCGGGGTGAAGGCAGGGGCGATTAGGATTCCTCTAACGGGATTTCTCGAGTTCTTGCTATAATTCACCACGTAATTATATAGCTGTAAGACCGCGTCCCGATCGCCCATTACTCTCTTTATCTCGATTAAGACATGGTTATTTTTAGAGTCGACTCCGAAAAGGTCAACCGCTCCTGTGCCTATTCTTTTCTCTTTCTCCAGGATTCTCAGACCCGGCTCGAGTAGCTCCGGCTTTTCGAATAAAATGTCTCTAATCTCTCCCTCATCTAAGTACATGATGAACTCAGCCTCGTCCTGAAGAAGAGCCTCAATTATTAAGTGGATCCTGGTGAAAAGGATTCTCAAAGTCTCCCGAGGACGAGATCTGATCGCCAGGATTGATAGACCCTCGTTAGGTCTAATCCAGACATCTATTGTTGTCGTAGAGGGTTGCCAGTTGACTGGCGAGTATCCTTCGGGTCGATGAACGAGAACAGCGCCATCTTGTTTTATCACTACCAATCTCTCTCCAAGTCCAAGTTTAGACGCACTCCTACCCTCATAATCAATTATACACTCCCCAAATATTAGGATCAAGCGATTTCTTTGCAAAGCATCCCTTATACTTCTTAAAGCAGACTCTAGGTCAGGGTTTTCCAATACTTGGTAATGACCCATGAATGCCCACTCTTTCATTTCAGATTCAGAAGATAAGATGTTCGGTTTAAATTTAAGTAAATATTTATTGGATCATAAATAGTCTCCGGAATGGGGAGTAATGTAATTGATCCAAGACAAGCCAATAATACTCATTGAACACTTAGAGAGCGAACTTAGCCCCTGGTTGTTCCTGGAATATCGCCACTCTTCACTAATATATGGTAAGGAGTTTCTACTTATCTCGAATCTTCCAAGGAGGTATCATCGTTTGATAAGCAAATACGCAATGGTCAGCGAGAAAAGCGTAAAGAAATTAATAAAAGAAGGTGAAATAAATGGGAGATGTGCCATAATCCTAGACCCAAAGAGCCCCCGTAAACTTGATTTCAACAATGTAATAAAGGCGAAGTATATAATTGTAGGTGGAATATTGGGCGAACATCCTCCGAGAGGAAGAACTTTTGAACTAATAACTAGGGAGTTGGAAGGAGTTGAATCTTTCAACATAGGATCGGGCCAATTCAGTATTGATGGGACAGTTTTTTATCTACAGTATTTATTGAGCCATAGGGGAGATGAAGATTTTAAATACATTGATGGCGTGACTATCGATGACCCTCAACTAGGAGGTCGAACCATATATCTCCCATACAGGTACCCTTTAATCGATGGAGAACCCCTTTTACCCCCTGGCTTAAAGTATTACTTGATAAACGGAAGGCTCCCAGAAGAATTATGGAAAGAAATAAGGGATCCTTAGTGATGACGGTTATATCAAGGGACTTATCTCATTTAAAATAAACGAAGTCAAGAGCCATGAAGCATAGTAAGTTGATATTCCTCTAAGGTAAAGATTAAATGACTTTACAGGTCTCACGAATTTGTACACTAAGATTATGGTGACAGCATACAATACAGCTGCTCCTGTCCATGCTATCATGTTTAAGTCCTTTACCGGGATGAGTCTTAGTGATCCCAATAGGTATATCAAGGTGCCGTAAAATAGGCCGAATCCTAATCTCATTAATACTATCTTGTCCTCGCCAGCTATCTGCATGGTTTGTCCTCCCTGAAGAATTATTAAAGGTTAAGATTTTATAGTGATTCTTCAGGGACTGAGTTGTGCTTAAGAAATCGATGGATATCCTGGACACATATTCTTGGGTATGCAGTAATTCTAGAAGGCTGGTAAATTGCTATGTTGACAACGTGTATTTCTCGAAAAGTAAATGGCTTCTAAAACTCAGGTGCAAGGATGAGGGCACAGTGCTCCTCCATATACAACCGGGAGTTAGAATCAATTCATCTCCTATGGAACCAGCTGAGAAGACGATAGACAATTTTGCCAGGTTCTTAAGAAGCAGGATAAGAGATGGTAGAATAGGAGCCCTCTCGATGCCCAAGTGGGAGAGGATCATAGAGTTCATAGTCGAAAGGCGTGGAGAGAGGGTGAGGAACCTTATTGAACTTCTCCCAAGGGGACTATGGGTAGTCTCTGATGAAAACTACAGGATAATGTATGCAAGCAAAATAGTAGAATATAAAGACAGGGAGATCAGACCAGGAGTCGAATACACGTATCCACCGTTGAAGGGTGTTCCCCCTTCAAGTGATTCGCTCATTCCATCTATTCTAAGCGGAAAGGACCTGGTCCGTTCGATGGTTTTCAACTGGGGGTTGCCCGGGCATATCGCTGAGGAAATTCTATATCGCTCCGGATTACTTGGACATAAGACTGCTGACCCGAAAACTATCCCTCCAAGCGACTTGGAACTTTTAGCTAACCGATATAGGGAGGTTGTTAAAGAGGCTGAGCAGGGCAAGGGTTATCTGATATTCGAGGGAGAGAACATACACTCGTTTACTGCTTACAAACCCTTAATCTTTATCGAAAAATACGAGCTCAGCGTTAAGGAGTTGAAAAGCATCGATGAAGCCATTGACACATATTTCACGCGCGTAGAAGCTACATTGGAATTACTGCAAAAAGAGGTTGAAATGAAAAAAACCTTGGACGGGTTAAACGAGAAGTTGCTGAAACAACAGGATATTATTTCTAAACACGAAGGTAAACTAAACGAAGTAATCAACAAATTATCGCTAATCTACGATAATTATCAAACCCTAGAGGAGTTATTGGATTGCGCTAAAAAAGTTCGAGACGAGAAGGGTTGGGAGTATGTAAAGGAGAGTTGTAAAGGCATCGTCAACGTGGTGAAAGATAAGGGAGAAGTCGAGGTATTGTTGAATGGGTCGAGAGTTGCTCTTTCACTTAGAGCACCACTGGAAAAACAAGTTATTGAACTTGAAAAAACCAAGGGAGAGCTAAAGAAAAAGATAGAGACTGCCCTAAAAATTCTTGAAGAAATACGTTCAGAGTATGACAGAGTAAAGGTCGAGCTCGACAGAGCCTCATCATTTCAACTTCTATATTACAGACCTAAATCCTGGTACGAGAAATTCCACTGGCTCATTACTAGGAACGGATTTCTAACGATAGGAGGACGTGATGCTTCCCAGAACGAGATGGTGGTGAAAAAGTATCTGAAAGAAAACGATATTTTTCTACACGCTGACATCCACGGGGGTTCTGCAGCCGTTCTGTTCACCGATGGTAAAGAGCCGAGCCTGGAAGACATTCGAGATGCCGCGTTGATACCGGCTTGCTACTCTAAAGCGTGGAAAAGCGGTGTGGGATTCATAGAGGTTTTCTGGACTAGAGGCTCAAACGTCTCTCTATCCCCTCCACCCGGCGAATATCTCCCGAAAGGAAGCATAATGGTGTATGGGAAAAAGAATTATGTAAAAATCCCGCTGAAAATGGGAATAGGCTTAGATATAGCTTGCGACGACACATATGGAAGCTACTACTTGCTTTTCATACTTCCAGAAGACTTGGTAAAAGATAAATCCCTAGTCTACGCAGTCTTAGAGCCGGGCGACGAACCTGTTCACGAAATTGCCGAGGAGATCGCTGAGGGGTTCAGCAATATGTTAAGTAAAAAATACGGGTTCAAACCCCCAATAAATCCCAAAGAAGTAGAGGTTTTAATTCCCGGAAAATCCGTCTTAAGGATGATCAACTACGGCGAGAAAACGCTAGATTGTAAGGAATAATTTAAAATTTAATGTTTCATAAACCATTTATTAGTTTTGGACTTAAACGCGTTGAGGGAGACAATATGGAGAGAAATGTGGAAGTAGAATTATTGAAAATGCAGAGTGTAAGACAAATGAAAGTAGAGCTGGTTGAGAGAAAGGGGCTTGGCCACCCAGATTACATTGCCGACTCCGCCAGTGAAGTGGCTTCAAAAGCCTTGTCCAAGTATTATTTGAAAAATTTTGGCACGATCTTGCATCATAATCTTGATAAAACATTGCTTGTTGGGGGACAATCATCTCCAAAATTTGGCGGAGGCGATTTATTAGAACCTATTTACATCATCGTTGCTGGAAGAGCAACTACTGAGGTCAAGACCGACAGCGGTGTCGAGAAAATCCCCTTTGGAAAAATCATTGTGGAAGCTGTTAAAGAGTGGATCAAGACCAACTTCAGGTTCCTTGATCCCGAGAGGCACGTCATTGTAGACTACATGGTTAGAAAGGGAAGCACCGATCTCGTTACTGTCTTCGAAGCCGGCAAGAAGGCTATTCCACTCGCCAATGATACGAGCATTGGCGTTGGATACGCCCCCCTTACCACCCTTGAAAAACTCGTGTACGAAACAGAGAGAATGCTTAACTCACGGGAATTTAAAGCAAGACATCCCCCAGTAGGGGAAGATATTAAGGTCATGGGTTTGAGACGCGATAAAAACATAGTGTTGACAATAGCCGCCGCAATAATCGATTCTCAAGTAAGGGATATTGGCGACTATATCAATGTCAAAGATCATATAAAGGAGGCTGTTTTAGACCTCGCTGCTAGGATATCTCCTGACTACAATGTTAAAGTATACGTAAACACTGCTGATTTACCAGATAAGGGAAGCGTCTATCTAACTGTAACCGGGACATCCGCGGAACACGGCGATGATGGAGCAACAGGTCGCGGAAACCGAGCCAACGGTTTGATACCTCCTATGAGGCCTATAAGTCTAGAAGCAACTGCAGGCAAGAACCCGGTGAACCATGTTGGAAAGATATACAATGTAGTAGCACGTACGATAGCCGAGAGAGTTTATAATCAATACGGAGACATTTTCAGCGATGTATACGTGGAGATATTGAGCCAAATCGGAAAACCCATAGACAAGCCCCTAGTGGCGAGCGTTAAATTAATCCCGCTAGACTTAAACATGAGCCAGGTGCCATCCCACGTTTTCAACGAAATACAGGCACTGGTCAACGAAGAATTGGAGAGCATCGTAAAGGTTACAGAGCTCGTCTTAAACGATAAGGTCTCGCTATATTAACGGGGTTCGGGTTTCACGTTGGCCGATGTGATTCGTTATCAACCTTTGGCTTCATAGAGCCCGGGCCACCTTTCTTCGGTCCCACGTCCTCTCCATCCCCACCCGGTTAGGGATACCCCCGACCCACAGCTCACTCTCGAATAGTTCGGATGCACGACTATGGGGAACCCCCATCCGGTGTATTTGAAGTAGTTGTTGAGGGATGCTAGGTTCTGTCCATCCATTTCGAGACCTCGCCTCGCGCGCTTGAACACCCTGACCACTCTATTCCACTGAGGCATGTTCACGTCTGCGAAATTCTTGATTTCAAAAGGCATATCATTGTAGGGGATCTTCCATACGAATTGATACGTTCCCCAGTCCACGGGCTTAGAGGGGAAAACAACGCGTGCTCCCTTAAACCCAGTTTTAATTACGAATGTGTTGGCCCCATGCTCGCCGCCGTTGTGCTTAGCGAAGACAGTGGCCTCCGAATCCGCGTCGGCCGGGTTGTCTTCACTATCAAAATCAGAGCTGAGACGTTCACGGAGCGTCTTCTCAACCACGGGAATAGTTAAGCCAGGCTCCGTGATGAAGTCACTCCCATGTATATGTTCCACTTCCCCAGCGACCTAGTAGATTTAACATTTGCAGACGGGTAGGTGATCAAGCCACATAGCCAAAAACCCTTATTCAAAGATCGTATCACAATAGCGTTAATGATAGCTGGTTTGGTCATTAGGAGCAGAGGAAGCTATTCCAAAAATCAACCTTAGATAGAGTGCTATAAGGATTATATATGAGTAGTAAGATGTATTTTATTAGGCGATAATGCTTATGAAGGGTTTAATCGTTTGTGTCTGTCAAGGCACGTGTCCATCGTTCCATAAGATGAATGTGTTTGAAGTA encodes:
- a CDS encoding CBS domain-containing protein, whose translation is MGQSSKRPSPRRIDHYRWLRSDGTPNFSDHIYKAPSELDLVTRREVKVISPSSTVLKAVEEMSRSYRSLVVTVGTRPIGILHATNIVDYLGGGPLFSIVEKRYGFNLYSSLEKEVVDTIMSRVLVTIPSDSKIINVLEAMAATGSGVILVVDKEGSLQGIVTEHDMVVYLSGVVSTGLTVGDVMSTPVAVVDKKSPLKKAMEEMIIQGFRRLPVVEGEVVVGMITAVDVVRYFGHHIAFEKTLTGNIMEAILIPVEEVMSENLVTVKEDEDLAKAVSEMLSRNVSSVLVTDDEGVLKGIVTERDILYALSTSPKR
- a CDS encoding LSM domain-containing protein translates to MAAKPSRPQSPFKILKSSEGQVVLVKIKGGYEYVGNLDLIDNTMNVVMSNCTEYSKEGRPVARYGRLIIRGSHIQYISVNYGQVAPEKVSL
- a CDS encoding methyltransferase domain-containing protein, giving the protein MESGEPDVVERYDVTHNSYDLLYREEQFSKYEYLFNDLNILPGDTIADIGCGTGLLYEFLRTMMTFYHKYVCIDPSDGMISEAVRKARNDPLIIFIVSFAENLPLVDNAVSDVFMITVWDNLRDPSMAVKEMKRVSREKIVITKLSKTNSPPPSLYDSDFKYEGTLIDDFYIFKRRYL
- the nucS gene encoding endonuclease NucS; translation: MKEWAFMGHYQVLENPDLESALRSIRDALQRNRLILIFGECIIDYEGRSASKLGLGERLVVIKQDGAVLVHRPEGYSPVNWQPSTTTIDVWIRPNEGLSILAIRSRPRETLRILFTRIHLIIEALLQDEAEFIMYLDEGEIRDILFEKPELLEPGLRILEKEKRIGTGAVDLFGVDSKNNHVLIEIKRVMGDRDAVLQLYNYVVNYSKNSRNPVRGILIAPAFTPGALELLAKLELEYVEIDLKKMRQLIEGKKKKSDLTILRYLYMDDKDGERRT
- a CDS encoding RNA methyltransferase, with amino-acid sequence MIQDKPIILIEHLESELSPWLFLEYRHSSLIYGKEFLLISNLPRRYHRLISKYAMVSEKSVKKLIKEGEINGRCAIILDPKSPRKLDFNNVIKAKYIIVGGILGEHPPRGRTFELITRELEGVESFNIGSGQFSIDGTVFYLQYLLSHRGDEDFKYIDGVTIDDPQLGGRTIYLPYRYPLIDGEPLLPPGLKYYLINGRLPEELWKEIRDP
- the rqcH gene encoding ribosome rescue protein RqcH, with protein sequence MLKKSMDILDTYSWVCSNSRRLVNCYVDNVYFSKSKWLLKLRCKDEGTVLLHIQPGVRINSSPMEPAEKTIDNFARFLRSRIRDGRIGALSMPKWERIIEFIVERRGERVRNLIELLPRGLWVVSDENYRIMYASKIVEYKDREIRPGVEYTYPPLKGVPPSSDSLIPSILSGKDLVRSMVFNWGLPGHIAEEILYRSGLLGHKTADPKTIPPSDLELLANRYREVVKEAEQGKGYLIFEGENIHSFTAYKPLIFIEKYELSVKELKSIDEAIDTYFTRVEATLELLQKEVEMKKTLDGLNEKLLKQQDIISKHEGKLNEVINKLSLIYDNYQTLEELLDCAKKVRDEKGWEYVKESCKGIVNVVKDKGEVEVLLNGSRVALSLRAPLEKQVIELEKTKGELKKKIETALKILEEIRSEYDRVKVELDRASSFQLLYYRPKSWYEKFHWLITRNGFLTIGGRDASQNEMVVKKYLKENDIFLHADIHGGSAAVLFTDGKEPSLEDIRDAALIPACYSKAWKSGVGFIEVFWTRGSNVSLSPPPGEYLPKGSIMVYGKKNYVKIPLKMGIGLDIACDDTYGSYYLLFILPEDLVKDKSLVYAVLEPGDEPVHEIAEEIAEGFSNMLSKKYGFKPPINPKEVEVLIPGKSVLRMINYGEKTLDCKE
- a CDS encoding methionine adenosyltransferase gives rise to the protein MERNVEVELLKMQSVRQMKVELVERKGLGHPDYIADSASEVASKALSKYYLKNFGTILHHNLDKTLLVGGQSSPKFGGGDLLEPIYIIVAGRATTEVKTDSGVEKIPFGKIIVEAVKEWIKTNFRFLDPERHVIVDYMVRKGSTDLVTVFEAGKKAIPLANDTSIGVGYAPLTTLEKLVYETERMLNSREFKARHPPVGEDIKVMGLRRDKNIVLTIAAAIIDSQVRDIGDYINVKDHIKEAVLDLAARISPDYNVKVYVNTADLPDKGSVYLTVTGTSAEHGDDGATGRGNRANGLIPPMRPISLEATAGKNPVNHVGKIYNVVARTIAERVYNQYGDIFSDVYVEILSQIGKPIDKPLVASVKLIPLDLNMSQVPSHVFNEIQALVNEELESIVKVTELVLNDKVSLY